From Chryseobacterium salivictor, a single genomic window includes:
- a CDS encoding REP-associated tyrosine transposase, whose protein sequence is MKDGYLIRDQRKPHFITCTVVDWIDVFTRKSYRDIVISSLQYCIKEKGMHLYGYVVMSNHLHLIVQSKDSKLSDLIRDFKKYTAKNILETIQSEPESRREWMLERFKKATETHGRNKKYQFWQYGNHAEEIYTLPFMWDKLNYIHFNPIRAGWVEKAHHYLYSSASNYVTGKGLLEIELADQPIVDTTKTSEFWKYNNYEE, encoded by the coding sequence ATGAAAGATGGATACCTTATTCGAGACCAGAGAAAACCGCATTTCATTACTTGTACCGTAGTGGATTGGATTGATGTTTTTACAAGGAAAAGTTACAGAGATATCGTGATTTCATCGTTACAATATTGTATTAAAGAAAAAGGAATGCATTTGTATGGTTATGTCGTCATGAGCAATCATCTCCATTTAATTGTTCAGTCCAAAGATTCTAAACTATCTGATTTGATAAGGGATTTCAAAAAATATACGGCAAAGAATATTTTAGAGACCATACAATCTGAACCAGAAAGCCGGCGCGAATGGATGTTGGAACGATTTAAAAAAGCGACCGAAACTCATGGGAGAAATAAAAAATATCAGTTTTGGCAATACGGAAATCACGCAGAGGAAATTTACACCCTACCGTTCATGTGGGATAAACTCAACTATATCCATTTTAATCCAATCAGGGCGGGTTGGGTAGAAAAAGCGCATCATTATTTGTATTCGTCTGCAAGCAATTACGTTACGGGAAAAGGATTATTAGAAATAGAACTTGCAGATCAGCCGATTGTAGATACTACAAAAACCAGTGAGTTTTGGAAATATAATAATTATGAAGAATGA
- a CDS encoding toll/interleukin-1 receptor domain-containing protein encodes MRDVFLCHAWDDRKGAAKELHDILESKGVSVWFSEKDVLLGSSLLREIDKGLIKSRVGIVLVTPLFLKRIKGEGIADKELSALLARDLLVPIVHNTTFDDLRDVSPLLGSRSGLSTIEDSMEEVAAKLAELVTPETILD; translated from the coding sequence TTGCGAGATGTATTTCTTTGTCACGCTTGGGATGACCGAAAAGGAGCTGCTAAGGAATTACACGACATTCTAGAATCAAAAGGAGTTTCCGTTTGGTTTAGCGAAAAGGATGTTTTACTAGGTTCATCTTTACTCCGTGAAATCGATAAAGGATTAATTAAGTCTCGTGTTGGAATCGTATTAGTTACCCCTTTATTTCTAAAACGTATTAAAGGGGAAGGAATTGCTGATAAAGAACTTTCTGCACTTTTAGCTCGCGATTTACTTGTTCCTATTGTTCATAATACAACTTTTGATGATTTACGGGATGTAAGTCCCTTGCTTGGTTCACGAAGTGGCTTAAGCACTATAGAAGATTCGATGGAAGAAGTTGCTGCAAAATTAGCGGAATTAGTAACCCCCGAGACTATACTAGATTGA
- a CDS encoding leucine-rich repeat domain-containing protein, with protein sequence MSDSIKLKFGFWNFNFNFWTGNSFRYDDSRIFDTKILIVDTSTLNPEYYSMSSKEKKEIRNHWINALPLLYDVEYLMTTHQIDQEFFDSICKMKNLKGLYVKWGKIDNTSNIKNLENLEHLYFGSNPRITSLEGFEALKKLDHLELENFKAVFDFTTLRELTNLKTLSITGSISGPSTPINDLYFLNNLNKIQEIAFDISLKNKDVSPLYRFSKMERLFLPSSLDKKLRKELSNK encoded by the coding sequence ATGAGTGATTCTATAAAATTAAAATTCGGATTTTGGAATTTTAACTTTAATTTTTGGACAGGAAATTCTTTTCGTTATGACGACTCAAGAATATTTGACACTAAAATATTAATTGTTGATACTTCGACTTTAAATCCTGAATATTATTCGATGTCAAGCAAAGAAAAAAAAGAAATACGTAATCATTGGATTAATGCACTTCCGCTACTTTATGATGTCGAATATTTGATGACAACTCATCAAATAGATCAGGAGTTTTTTGATTCTATCTGTAAAATGAAAAATCTAAAAGGTCTTTACGTAAAATGGGGGAAAATTGACAATACTTCCAACATTAAAAATCTTGAGAATTTAGAGCATTTATATTTTGGTAGTAACCCAAGAATTACTTCATTAGAAGGATTTGAAGCATTAAAAAAACTAGATCATTTAGAACTTGAAAATTTTAAAGCGGTTTTTGATTTTACAACTCTTAGAGAATTAACAAACTTGAAAACTCTATCAATTACTGGATCAATTAGTGGTCCTTCCACACCAATTAATGACTTGTACTTTTTAAATAATCTCAATAAGATCCAAGAAATAGCATTCGATATTTCACTCAAAAACAAGGATGTTTCTCCTCTTTATCGATTTTCAAAAATGGAAAGATTATTCCTACCTTCATCACTAGATAAAAAATTACGAAAAGAACTAAGTAACAAATAA
- a CDS encoding SMEK domain-containing protein: MDNRHLYLTLIGKRLAYLKTEVELFNSLNLTDINVYAENFYRDFFNRLGYEFDNTNFIENNFAHIDLIDTKNKLAIQVTSQNNNKKIEEAIDGFFKDPTHKDYKLKILLIAKDAKDYRTKFGNNFNHKEDVLDIKKILARINNITALVKLKGIADFLNEQILQDRKKTESNEVETIMALIEYLSKDDNRSISEKPENVDPQFKIYNRFSEHSVFLINLYTELCTVYQQPLIEAKRVIDSVKAIKISSYLKDESDKFLTAESNDPQVALEKLAELFYGKLSENGIKFDKIGIKFYLLDELINCNVFPNN, from the coding sequence ATGGATAATCGACATTTATATTTAACATTAATTGGAAAAAGATTGGCATACCTCAAAACAGAGGTAGAGCTTTTTAATTCTCTCAATTTAACAGATATTAATGTTTATGCAGAAAATTTTTATAGAGATTTTTTTAATAGGTTAGGCTATGAATTTGATAATACGAATTTTATAGAAAACAATTTTGCTCATATTGATTTAATTGATACCAAAAATAAATTAGCTATCCAAGTAACGTCTCAAAACAACAACAAGAAAATAGAGGAGGCAATTGATGGTTTCTTCAAAGACCCTACCCATAAGGATTATAAATTGAAAATATTGTTAATCGCTAAGGACGCTAAAGATTACAGAACCAAATTTGGAAACAACTTCAATCATAAAGAAGATGTTCTTGATATAAAGAAAATTTTAGCACGCATAAACAATATTACTGCTTTAGTTAAGCTTAAAGGAATCGCAGATTTTCTTAACGAACAAATCTTACAAGATAGAAAGAAGACGGAATCCAATGAGGTAGAAACGATAATGGCTCTTATAGAATATTTAAGCAAAGATGATAACCGTAGTATATCTGAGAAACCGGAAAATGTAGACCCTCAATTTAAAATCTATAATAGGTTTTCAGAACATAGCGTTTTTTTGATAAATTTATACACAGAACTTTGTACAGTTTATCAGCAACCATTGATTGAAGCTAAGCGAGTAATAGATAGCGTAAAAGCAATTAAAATATCGAGTTATTTGAAAGATGAGAGTGATAAGTTTTTAACTGCTGAAAGTAATGACCCGCAGGTGGCATTAGAAAAATTAGCTGAGTTATTTTACGGTAAACTTTCCGAAAACGGAATTAAGTTCGATAAAATTGGTATAAAGTTTTATTTGTTAGATGAATTAATCAATTGTAATGTTTTTCCCAATAATTAA
- a CDS encoding helix-turn-helix domain-containing protein, whose translation MDSKEVLRLYMEAFSENLKEIRAIKYKSMDDVAQNSTFDSSNYNKYENGKGNPTIETLLKMASAFGIPPKELFDFDFDLEKYKIEE comes from the coding sequence GTGGATAGCAAAGAAGTTTTAAGGTTATATATGGAAGCATTTTCTGAAAATTTAAAAGAAATTAGAGCCATTAAATATAAATCAATGGATGATGTTGCACAGAATTCTACCTTTGATTCTAGCAATTATAATAAATACGAAAATGGAAAGGGTAATCCTACTATAGAGACGCTACTTAAAATGGCTTCTGCGTTCGGTATTCCGCCAAAAGAGTTATTTGATTTTGACTTTGATCTAGAGAAGTATAAAATAGAGGAATGA
- a CDS encoding TlpA family protein disulfide reductase has product MKNKFCREILSLTFMTLLFVQIPAQLKALKIGDSIPEEVWTTPLQLVNSPQKTLQLSKDREKLILLDFWATWCGSCLKNFPKMEELEKQFGGRIKIIPVTSESSAVLDKFFSTANGKRYSKTASVKEDKTFHQLFPHTAVPYIAWIKNGKLINTTDAEQVTEQTVAEILNDKNSSLQTVIQVDRSRPFMLSENFDLEKQTALRNYTFLSKGRIRSAAAGSVFRRKDQVVYGRLFSNVVLMFIYRGIAAEIFSQNGEQFSDKRISNFVKFPSEITFDPSKETTVPDARYYTFEYIDTVANADSLYNNMLSALNRSTDYTASTEQQKVKCLVIRQNTTKMKKQQRSDTGLSMQNLVSLLNADNNITSLPIIDESKFVGNTGIEKEDIRDLNSLKSAFAKHHLQVTEEERNLMMFVIKDK; this is encoded by the coding sequence ATGAAAAATAAGTTTTGCAGGGAAATCCTTTCCCTAACATTTATGACCTTGCTGTTTGTGCAGATTCCTGCACAGCTGAAAGCCTTAAAAATTGGGGATTCTATTCCCGAAGAAGTCTGGACCACTCCCCTACAACTCGTCAACAGCCCACAGAAAACCCTGCAGCTCAGCAAGGATCGTGAGAAACTTATTCTGTTGGACTTCTGGGCGACCTGGTGCGGCAGCTGTCTGAAAAACTTCCCGAAAATGGAAGAACTTGAGAAACAGTTCGGCGGCAGGATAAAAATTATTCCGGTCACCAGTGAAAGTTCCGCTGTTCTGGATAAATTCTTTTCCACGGCTAATGGAAAACGCTACAGTAAAACAGCTTCCGTGAAAGAAGACAAAACATTTCACCAGCTGTTTCCGCATACTGCAGTACCCTATATCGCGTGGATCAAAAACGGAAAACTCATCAATACCACAGACGCTGAACAGGTAACGGAACAGACGGTAGCGGAAATCCTTAATGACAAAAACTCATCGCTGCAAACCGTCATTCAGGTAGACCGCTCACGGCCCTTCATGCTTTCTGAAAACTTCGATCTGGAAAAACAGACCGCATTAAGGAACTACACTTTCCTGTCCAAAGGAAGAATCAGGTCGGCGGCTGCAGGAAGTGTTTTCAGGAGAAAAGATCAGGTCGTTTATGGCAGGCTGTTTTCAAATGTGGTTCTGATGTTTATCTATCGGGGGATTGCAGCCGAAATCTTTTCCCAGAATGGCGAGCAGTTCAGTGATAAAAGAATCAGCAACTTCGTAAAATTCCCTTCTGAAATTACTTTTGATCCAAGTAAAGAAACAACCGTACCAGATGCAAGGTATTACACTTTTGAATATATTGACACGGTTGCCAATGCGGACAGTCTCTATAATAATATGCTCTCGGCTTTAAACCGTTCCACCGATTATACCGCGTCCACAGAACAGCAGAAAGTAAAATGCCTGGTGATCCGGCAAAACACCACGAAGATGAAGAAACAGCAGCGTTCTGATACAGGACTGTCCATGCAAAACCTTGTAAGTCTATTAAACGCAGACAATAACATTACCTCCCTACCGATCATCGATGAATCCAAATTTGTTGGAAACACAGGTATTGAAAAGGAAGATATCCGGGATCTCAATTCACTTAAAAGCGCTTTTGCAAAACACCATTTACAAGTCACAGAAGAAGAACGAAATCTAATGATGTTTGTGATTAAGGATAAATAA
- a CDS encoding S1 family peptidase, whose protein sequence is MPNLANEILEFFSINTISNSFVKKQTPKSIDEFVSQAQHIDSLDLHKFVKTISILKNEGHLISAGLLPNGNIPIANELLIAPSYDEEFADYGSYNFLIHGFVSIAETFSNSVRPIVVLSKDGIPDIGTAFLLGNIHTIITARHVVENAKLITITNDKGEFAKIKHISFPNDKNIDIAFILIENFVFSHCKPFNATNAKILENVLTIGYPPIPGFDAFQLYEISSINNSYKFSNGQIIGKENSYLDGIEYLILNAKVKGGNSGSPVINNKGNIVGMVIQIPMDSKDAEKIDKLGYGIVTPFSEIRKYLNGSEKFVELTTFICENNKEGAIMIK, encoded by the coding sequence ATGCCAAATCTAGCAAACGAAATTCTAGAATTCTTTTCAATTAATACTATAAGTAATTCATTTGTAAAAAAACAAACACCAAAATCTATTGATGAATTTGTAAGTCAAGCACAACATATTGATTCGTTAGATTTACATAAATTCGTTAAAACAATAAGTATTTTAAAAAATGAAGGTCATTTAATTTCTGCAGGACTGCTTCCAAATGGAAATATTCCTATTGCAAATGAGTTACTAATTGCTCCAAGTTATGATGAAGAATTTGCTGATTATGGTTCATATAATTTTCTTATTCATGGATTCGTATCCATAGCAGAGACATTCTCAAATTCCGTAAGACCAATTGTCGTTCTTTCGAAGGACGGAATTCCAGACATTGGTACAGCATTTCTTTTAGGAAATATACATACTATTATAACAGCTAGGCATGTAGTTGAAAATGCGAAATTAATTACTATAACAAATGACAAGGGGGAGTTTGCGAAAATTAAACATATAAGCTTCCCTAATGATAAAAACATCGACATTGCGTTCATTCTTATTGAAAATTTTGTTTTTTCTCATTGCAAGCCTTTTAATGCAACAAATGCAAAAATTCTTGAAAATGTTTTAACAATTGGATACCCTCCAATTCCCGGATTTGATGCTTTTCAACTATACGAAATATCTTCTATTAACAATAGTTACAAATTTTCAAATGGGCAGATAATAGGAAAAGAAAACTCGTATCTAGACGGAATCGAATATTTAATTCTTAATGCTAAAGTAAAAGGAGGAAATAGTGGTAGTCCGGTCATTAACAATAAAGGGAATATTGTAGGAATGGTAATTCAAATTCCAATGGATTCAAAAGATGCAGAAAAAATAGACAAATTGGGGTATGGAATTGTAACTCCTTTTTCTGAAATAAGAAAATATTTAAACGGTTCAGAAAAATTTGTTGAACTTACTACGTTCATTTGCGAAAATAATAAAGAAGGGGCAATTATGATAAAATAA
- a CDS encoding alpha/beta hydrolase: MKKIIIIVRAVTTLIPTIVFTCFFTINASGQSRDTSNPVRPSVNKNVEEYDTFGYLGKEYALSVINGFKERSKPIYEKYILHSDIPYGLGKRETFDHFHNPAFDKNPEGVFIFIHGGYWQGEVKESYAFVAKQLLERNIDVILIEYDLTRDNEKFGEQIPRVSMTAIVNELGNALDKIQVHLSNSFKESASQIPVYVSGHSAGGHLAAIVKDHPLITGAAMPISGIFDLVPISKTKKIGRPLQLNLLEASKLSPINNLLPAMDQSVPVFLYYGADEQPELVNQSKNYHKLLKRKKYKTDIKAIPAADHFTVLIDLFEKENSVLLKEIFNAKSK; encoded by the coding sequence ATGAAGAAAATAATTATTATAGTTCGTGCGGTAACCACTTTAATTCCAACAATTGTGTTTACTTGTTTTTTTACAATAAATGCGTCTGGACAATCAAGAGATACTTCTAATCCAGTTCGCCCAAGTGTAAATAAAAATGTAGAAGAATATGATACTTTTGGATATTTGGGTAAAGAATATGCTTTAAGCGTTATTAATGGCTTCAAAGAAAGAAGCAAGCCCATCTATGAAAAGTACATCTTGCACAGCGATATACCGTATGGCCTAGGCAAAAGAGAAACCTTTGATCACTTTCACAATCCTGCATTTGATAAAAACCCTGAAGGGGTGTTTATTTTTATTCACGGAGGATATTGGCAGGGCGAAGTAAAAGAATCCTATGCCTTTGTGGCTAAACAGCTACTCGAAAGAAATATAGATGTGATACTGATTGAGTATGATTTGACCCGAGACAATGAAAAATTTGGAGAACAAATACCTCGTGTAAGCATGACAGCTATTGTAAACGAGCTGGGTAATGCCTTAGATAAAATACAAGTTCACCTGTCAAATTCGTTCAAAGAATCCGCATCCCAAATTCCAGTTTACGTAAGTGGTCATTCAGCTGGAGGACATTTAGCTGCCATTGTAAAAGATCACCCTTTAATTACTGGTGCTGCAATGCCTATAAGTGGAATATTTGACCTTGTACCGATCTCTAAAACAAAAAAAATTGGAAGACCCTTACAACTTAATCTGCTTGAAGCTTCAAAATTGAGTCCAATCAACAATTTGCTTCCTGCAATGGATCAGTCTGTTCCAGTGTTTTTATACTATGGCGCAGATGAGCAACCCGAGTTGGTAAATCAATCCAAAAATTATCACAAACTGCTAAAGCGTAAAAAGTACAAAACGGACATTAAAGCGATACCTGCTGCAGACCATTTCACGGTTTTGATCGATCTATTTGAAAAAGAAAATAGCGTCTTGCTTAAAGAAATTTTTAATGCTAAAAGTAAGTAA
- a CDS encoding GNAT family N-acetyltransferase, translating into MQTNKYIINFSPTEQQMAEIYSWTTFPINNWSSIDSSFRNKTLAIAIYENKVIGFIAYKLEGASIYIEIVNTHPNFEKRGIARFLVGKIAELYSHSEYKAFYLFCAPNETQCFWKKLGFDYFPENQLKNRNERIWMFYIFGEVCTIKKYAEIKKGEHFVEIWNSELNTDSCDPNWYTDIEFHDNTKKLKKPLLFFGDDKWQIRIKAGIYDMTCRYKDYDRTSEVFECFFIDEIK; encoded by the coding sequence ATGCAGACGAATAAATATATAATCAATTTTTCACCTACAGAGCAGCAAATGGCTGAAATATATAGTTGGACTACTTTTCCTATAAATAATTGGAGTTCGATTGATTCTTCTTTTAGAAATAAGACCTTAGCAATAGCGATTTATGAAAATAAAGTTATTGGTTTTATTGCATATAAGCTAGAGGGTGCTTCTATTTACATTGAAATTGTAAATACGCATCCAAACTTTGAAAAAAGAGGAATTGCAAGATTTCTTGTGGGAAAAATTGCAGAGCTTTATTCTCATTCAGAGTATAAAGCTTTCTATCTGTTTTGCGCTCCGAATGAAACACAGTGTTTTTGGAAAAAATTAGGCTTCGATTATTTTCCGGAAAACCAACTAAAAAACAGAAATGAACGTATTTGGATGTTTTATATTTTTGGAGAAGTATGCACTATAAAGAAATATGCAGAAATAAAAAAAGGAGAACATTTTGTAGAAATTTGGAATAGTGAACTGAATACAGATAGTTGCGACCCCAATTGGTATACTGACATTGAATTCCATGATAATACAAAAAAACTTAAAAAGCCGTTGTTGTTTTTTGGCGATGACAAATGGCAAATAAGAATTAAAGCCGGAATATATGACATGACATGCCGATATAAAGATTATGATAGAACGAGCGAAGTTTTTGAATGTTTTTTTATTGATGAGATAAAATAA
- a CDS encoding helix-turn-helix domain-containing protein — protein sequence MSKKKNISIFQPFDFKNQFVDLTINQEVWKESVNNFFIHALDDKTINLQLPLPPHKKTVNDFFIVTDGYAKRQVGINSYEIHKNELLIVPQLQVSTTDFYSENIKGFYCHFSDDFLDDNSLLLNWKLQNGYLNKIIIDNDRTERICQLLIIINEFYRKNWRENKKLIAQYLRTVISEISFQKTEINIEKISKKRDITLDYIRLINTNLDKRYTICELAEKLHITPNHLNKTIKNHLGKSAQSVYNEILLQEAKVLLLQTTKDISEIAFELGFSDLSYFGKFFKKLSKQTPLEYRKMIEKYQ from the coding sequence TTGTCAAAGAAAAAAAATATTTCCATTTTTCAACCATTTGATTTTAAAAATCAATTTGTTGACTTAACTATAAATCAAGAAGTATGGAAAGAAAGTGTAAACAATTTTTTCATTCACGCTCTTGACGACAAAACTATAAATCTACAACTGCCCTTACCTCCGCATAAAAAAACAGTGAACGATTTTTTCATTGTTACTGACGGTTATGCAAAAAGACAAGTCGGTATCAATTCTTATGAGATTCACAAAAACGAATTGCTAATTGTACCACAACTACAAGTTTCTACAACAGACTTCTATTCAGAAAATATAAAAGGTTTTTATTGTCATTTCTCCGATGATTTTCTTGATGATAATTCGCTTTTGCTAAATTGGAAATTACAAAATGGTTACTTAAATAAAATAATAATAGACAACGATAGAACAGAACGAATCTGCCAATTACTCATTATAATTAATGAATTTTATAGAAAGAATTGGAGGGAGAATAAAAAACTAATTGCTCAATATTTACGGACTGTCATTTCAGAAATCAGTTTTCAAAAAACAGAAATCAATATAGAAAAAATTAGCAAAAAAAGAGATATAACATTAGATTACATAAGATTAATTAATACCAATTTAGATAAAAGATATACCATATGTGAATTGGCAGAAAAATTACATATTACTCCAAATCACTTAAATAAAACCATAAAAAATCACTTGGGAAAATCAGCACAATCGGTCTATAATGAAATTCTTTTACAAGAAGCCAAAGTATTATTATTACAAACCACAAAAGATATAAGTGAAATTGCTTTTGAGTTGGGATTTAGTGATTTATCATACTTTGGTAAGTTTTTTAAAAAACTATCTAAACAAACCCCTTTAGAGTATCGAAAAATGATTGAAAAGTACCAATAA
- a CDS encoding Panacea domain-containing protein has product MYTALQISSHFIKKGVSPLKLQKLLFYAQVWFYAKTGKKLFVDNIEAWVLGPVVPSVWQQYRHMRRGDEINDRKADYSAILSDEVHAHLDEIWRAYGKFTGVELVDITHAENLWVDARAGLDDHINSKNIIFISDNILDDFKLDRYGYIPAADKKSPGYGQINGSVGEELF; this is encoded by the coding sequence ATGTATACTGCTTTACAAATATCATCACACTTTATTAAAAAGGGTGTAAGTCCGTTAAAATTGCAAAAATTGCTCTTTTATGCGCAGGTATGGTTTTATGCCAAAACTGGAAAAAAATTATTTGTTGATAATATTGAAGCATGGGTTTTGGGTCCAGTAGTACCGTCGGTTTGGCAACAATACAGACACATGAGAAGAGGGGATGAAATTAATGATAGAAAAGCTGATTACTCTGCAATTTTAAGTGATGAGGTTCATGCTCATTTAGATGAAATATGGAGAGCATATGGCAAGTTTACAGGTGTAGAACTAGTGGATATAACACATGCTGAAAATTTATGGGTAGATGCTCGTGCGGGATTAGACGATCACATCAATTCCAAAAATATAATTTTTATCAGTGATAATATTTTAGATGATTTTAAACTTGATCGGTACGGATATATACCTGCTGCAGACAAAAAATCACCAGGATATGGACAAATAAATGGCTCGGTTGGAGAAGAATTATTTTAA
- a CDS encoding DUF2326 domain-containing protein, giving the protein MIKINRLYSEPQIFEPISFEYGINIIMGEEAESTNKKIGVGKSICIEFINFCLLKRIADSRLNLIPKKYSDITESQIKLDLDFNDKKITISRSIKNQEEISIFVNGEEKIFDRLDDASDYLGSLYFELFPTNLKRLSFRNLLQPIIRDERSEFKDLIQSHDTKKRIPSDFGPHLFYLNLGLEKYSEIKTLNDELQKRKTYFTETKKLVTQNDELKIQDAKAHLNELESEVLKVNKSIEGLKNNESFELLQEDLVRLENRLSELRTRQQAIKYEIKQIDSLPKPENINENEISIIFNQFKQGLGDLVEKSLDDLKGFKSKIDGFRSSIVNNRLTALKKELTQLNEVVRKLDDDYSQKISLVDKGEVLRDLKTSIKIFNDKNSELSNLRSLIERYDTAERDKKLFEAEKTVLISDFDEELYQKSKIIKSFRETILEIHEKIMGNREAHFDIKTTKNKSVVEFVMRTDDDGSHSTERMKVFIYDVSLMLNEYTKQYHPGFLIHDNIFEDDDSIEKSLNFLYGFNEKSPNEFQYIVTLNSDLIELAAQNNKLHFNVNDVKRAAFTKENRFLGFKYNETK; this is encoded by the coding sequence ATGATTAAGATTAATAGATTATATAGCGAACCACAGATATTTGAGCCTATTTCTTTTGAATATGGGATAAATATCATTATGGGAGAAGAGGCAGAAAGCACTAATAAAAAAATTGGTGTAGGTAAGTCTATTTGTATAGAATTTATAAACTTTTGCCTGCTTAAAAGAATTGCAGATAGTAGATTAAATTTGATTCCTAAGAAATATTCTGATATAACAGAAAGTCAAATTAAATTAGACCTTGACTTCAATGATAAGAAAATCACTATATCTCGTTCAATAAAAAACCAAGAAGAAATATCAATTTTCGTCAATGGGGAAGAAAAGATTTTTGACAGATTAGATGATGCTTCCGATTATTTGGGTTCTTTGTACTTTGAATTATTTCCAACAAATTTAAAACGACTAAGTTTTAGAAATTTATTGCAACCAATTATCCGAGATGAAAGATCAGAGTTTAAAGATTTAATTCAGTCCCACGATACAAAAAAAAGAATACCTTCTGACTTTGGCCCCCACCTTTTTTATTTGAATTTAGGTCTCGAAAAATATTCAGAGATTAAAACGTTGAATGATGAGTTACAAAAAAGAAAAACATACTTTACTGAAACTAAAAAATTAGTAACTCAAAACGATGAATTAAAAATTCAAGATGCCAAAGCTCATTTAAATGAGTTGGAAAGTGAAGTTTTAAAAGTCAATAAATCTATTGAAGGGTTAAAGAACAATGAGTCTTTTGAATTACTTCAGGAAGATTTAGTGAGATTAGAAAATAGATTGTCTGAACTTAGAACACGTCAGCAAGCTATCAAATACGAGATTAAACAAATTGATTCTTTACCCAAACCGGAAAATATTAATGAAAATGAAATATCAATAATATTTAATCAATTTAAACAAGGATTGGGAGATTTAGTTGAAAAATCTTTGGATGACCTGAAGGGATTTAAAAGCAAAATAGATGGGTTTAGAAGTTCTATTGTAAATAACCGATTAACTGCTCTAAAAAAAGAGCTTACTCAACTCAATGAAGTAGTTAGGAAATTAGATGATGATTATTCTCAAAAAATTAGTCTTGTAGATAAAGGCGAAGTTTTAAGGGATCTGAAAACTTCAATCAAAATCTTTAATGATAAAAACAGCGAACTAAGTAATCTTCGTTCCTTGATTGAAAGATACGATACTGCCGAAAGAGATAAAAAACTATTTGAAGCAGAAAAAACAGTTCTAATTTCTGATTTTGATGAAGAGTTATACCAAAAGTCTAAAATAATTAAGAGCTTTAGAGAAACAATATTGGAGATTCACGAAAAAATAATGGGTAACAGAGAAGCTCATTTTGATATCAAGACAACAAAAAATAAAAGTGTTGTCGAATTTGTTATGAGAACCGATGATGATGGCAGTCATTCTACTGAAAGAATGAAAGTTTTCATCTATGATGTTTCATTAATGCTCAATGAATACACAAAACAGTACCATCCTGGGTTTTTAATCCACGATAATATTTTTGAGGATGATGACTCTATTGAAAAAAGCTTAAATTTTCTTTACGGCTTCAATGAAAAAAGTCCGAACGAATTTCAGTACATCGTGACCTTAAATAGTGATCTTATTGAGTTGGCTGCCCAAAACAATAAATTACATTTTAATGTAAATGATGTAAAGAGAGCAGCTTTTACAAAAGAAAATAGATTTTTAGGATTTAAATATAATGAGACTAAGTAA